In one Corynebacterium bovis DSM 20582 = CIP 54.80 genomic region, the following are encoded:
- a CDS encoding aminotransferase, protein MTQDDVRTETLLALKDEARARYEELRSKGLALDLTRGKPSPEQLDLADSLLTLPGRGPVAGDGTDVRNYGGASGIADIRQIWAEVLGVPVDTLIAGDASSLSIMFDLVSWAHTFGTQDSPRPWSQEEQVTWICPVPGYDRHFAITERFGYRMVTVPLREDGPDMDAVRELVRDPQVKGMWTVPVFANPTGVTISRDVARQLAEMETAAPDFRVVWDNAYAVHTLTDTFPEIIDVTALAAEAGHPNRFWHLSSTSKITFAGAGVAFLNSSTENLDWYRSIAGVRSIGPNKVNQLAHARYFGSADGVREVMLRHADSLAPKFRAVLEILDRRLGGLGVAEWTRPEGGYFISLDVLDGTAARVVELAREAGVSLTAAGSSFPLRHDPDDRNIRLAPSMPTTEQLVTAMDGVATCVILAAIEAVEAGGAAGGAGAAGTAEDDAATSGAEAEAAAEGAPEAEGR, encoded by the coding sequence ATGACGCAGGATGACGTCCGTACAGAGACACTGCTCGCCCTCAAGGACGAGGCCCGGGCACGGTACGAGGAACTGAGGTCGAAGGGGCTCGCGCTGGACCTCACGCGGGGGAAGCCGTCGCCGGAGCAGCTCGACCTCGCCGACTCCCTGCTCACCCTCCCCGGCCGGGGACCCGTCGCCGGGGACGGCACGGACGTCCGCAACTACGGCGGGGCCAGCGGGATCGCCGACATCCGGCAGATCTGGGCGGAGGTGCTCGGCGTTCCCGTCGACACCCTCATCGCCGGGGACGCGTCGAGCCTGAGCATCATGTTCGACCTGGTGAGCTGGGCGCACACCTTCGGCACGCAGGACTCGCCCCGGCCGTGGTCGCAGGAGGAGCAGGTCACGTGGATCTGCCCGGTGCCCGGCTACGACCGCCACTTCGCGATCACCGAGCGGTTCGGCTACCGGATGGTGACCGTCCCGCTGCGGGAGGACGGCCCGGACATGGACGCCGTCCGGGAACTCGTCCGTGACCCGCAGGTCAAGGGCATGTGGACGGTCCCGGTGTTCGCCAACCCGACCGGGGTGACGATCTCCCGCGACGTCGCCCGGCAGCTCGCCGAGATGGAGACCGCGGCCCCCGACTTCCGCGTGGTGTGGGACAACGCCTACGCCGTGCACACGCTCACGGACACCTTCCCGGAGATCATCGACGTCACCGCCCTCGCCGCCGAGGCCGGCCACCCGAACCGGTTCTGGCACCTGTCCAGCACCTCGAAGATCACCTTCGCCGGCGCGGGTGTGGCGTTCCTCAACTCCTCGACGGAGAACCTGGACTGGTACCGGTCCATCGCCGGGGTGCGGTCCATCGGGCCGAACAAGGTCAACCAGCTGGCGCACGCCCGCTACTTCGGCAGCGCCGACGGGGTGCGGGAGGTCATGCTCCGGCACGCGGACTCGCTCGCGCCGAAGTTCCGGGCCGTGCTGGAGATCCTCGACCGCAGGCTCGGCGGGCTCGGGGTCGCCGAATGGACCCGCCCGGAGGGTGGGTACTTCATCTCGCTCGATGTTCTCGACGGCACCGCCGCGCGGGTCGTCGAGCTGGCCCGGGAGGCGGGCGTGTCCCTCACGGCCGCGGGGTCGTCCTTCCCCCTGCGGCACGACCCCGACGACCGGAACATCCGCCTCGCGCCGTCGATGCCGACGACCGAGCAGCTGGTCACGGCGATGGACGGTGTGGCGACGTGCGTGATCCTCGCCGCGATCGAGGCCGTCGAGGCCGGGGGCGCGGCCGGTGGCGCCGGGGCCGCCGGGACGGCGGAGGATGACGCGGCGACGTCCGGTGCCGAGGCGGAGGCCGCGGCCGAGGGTGCACCCGAGGCCGAGGGGCGCTGA
- a CDS encoding suppressor of fused domain protein encodes MNLDESRIWLRSILPDDPQFTVRQVGPSFPDFHVAEVQLAGETVAVTADAARIEPGLVTEDGSDLRVELLTVVAGGGTTAAALVTAAATMIAQDPHTHSPQPGTMLRDLGEHVDASLTARHGLLVVPWVWDRGVPNMHEVTAGGRHAGGAAHHEFTHPGRLTVVAQLMMLTDPEADYAAAHGVPALQDVLAASGVNLNDVRRPAVAV; translated from the coding sequence GTGAATCTCGACGAGAGCCGCATCTGGCTGCGCAGCATCCTCCCGGACGACCCGCAGTTCACGGTCCGGCAGGTCGGCCCGAGCTTCCCGGACTTCCACGTCGCCGAGGTGCAGCTTGCGGGGGAGACCGTGGCGGTCACCGCCGACGCCGCGCGCATCGAACCCGGGCTCGTCACCGAGGACGGGTCGGATCTGCGGGTGGAGCTGCTCACGGTCGTCGCCGGGGGAGGGACGACGGCCGCAGCGCTGGTCACCGCCGCCGCGACGATGATCGCCCAGGACCCCCACACGCACAGCCCCCAGCCGGGGACGATGCTGCGGGACCTGGGCGAGCACGTCGATGCGTCGTTGACCGCGCGGCACGGGCTGCTCGTCGTGCCCTGGGTGTGGGACCGGGGCGTGCCGAACATGCACGAGGTCACCGCCGGCGGGCGGCACGCCGGGGGTGCGGCGCACCACGAGTTCACGCACCCGGGGCGGCTCACGGTCGTCGCGCAGCTCATGATGCTCACGGACCCGGAGGCGGACTACGCCGCCGCCCACGGTGTGCCGGCGCTCCAGGACGTGCTCGCGGCGTCCGGGGTGAACCTCAACGACGTCCGGCGGCCGGCCGTGGCGGTCTGA